From Candidatus Moraniibacteriota bacterium, one genomic window encodes:
- the greA gene encoding transcription elongation factor GreA — protein MARLITREGFKKLQEELDWRKTVMRQEIAQAIKEAKEQGDLSENAEYAEAKRQQNENEARVAELEMIIKDSQIVKHDRSVIGIQIGSRVKVKFNGSEMEFQIVGSNEANPTEFKISNESPMGRAFMSRVKGDAVEVETPNGRVRYKILDVK, from the coding sequence ATGGCACGACTCATTACTAGAGAAGGGTTCAAAAAACTTCAGGAGGAACTTGACTGGCGAAAAACAGTAATGCGGCAGGAAATAGCCCAGGCGATCAAGGAAGCCAAGGAACAAGGGGATCTATCCGAAAACGCCGAATACGCCGAGGCCAAGCGCCAGCAGAATGAAAACGAGGCCCGCGTAGCGGAGCTGGAAATGATTATCAAGGATTCTCAGATAGTGAAGCATGACAGGTCGGTTATCGGCATTCAGATTGGATCACGGGTGAAAGTGAAATTTAATGGCAGTGAGATGGAATTTCAAATTGTCGGTTCAAACGAGGCCAATCCGACCGAATTTAAAATTTCCAACGAATCCCCGATGGGTCGGGCTTTTATGAGCCGCGTCAAAGGAGATGCGGTTGAAGTGGAAACGCCCAATGGTAGAGTTCGGTATAAGATTTTGGATGTGAAGTAA